DNA from Bacillus sp. Marseille-P3661:
TGCAGAACGTCATGTAGATTCTTTGTCAGGAGGACAACGACAAAGAGCATGGATAGCTATGACGCTTGCACAAGATACCGATACCATTTTATTAGATGAACCGACAACATATTTAGATATGACACATCAAGTAGAGATACTCGATTTATTATTTGAACTAAACGAAACAGAAGAACGGACAATTTTGATGGTGTTACATGATTTAAATTTAGCTTGCAGATATGCTCATCACATTGTGGCTGTTCGAAATAAACAGGTTTACGCACAGGGGTTACCGGAGAAGATTATTACTCAGAAGCTTGTTCGTGACGTATTTCAAATGGAATGTCAAATCGCTGAAGATCCACTTTTTGGTACTCCATTATGTATTCCGCATGGTAAGGGACGTCGTTTATTAAATGGTAAAGGTGATAAAAATGAAAATGGGTCACTTAGAATTGTTTGAGAAGGTCGAGTTAAATCAATTTAGAATGTGCTTTGATAATCTGAGCACAGACCACTTTCCCACTATACATGCAACAGAATTAACGGATAGGACGAAGGTGCAGCTGCTTTTAAATGAAGTAAAAGAAAGAGTAGGAGCGCCTACCTTAATGGTCGCTGCTTCACTTTTTGCAAAACGCTATAGTCACTGTATCGCCGTTCCTGCGCTATATGCAATGTCCAAATTTAATAAATGTTTAAAAATGGAGATTGGAAATATTGTTTTAGTAAATCTAAATAATGAAGACCCACTTTGGCTACCTAAGCTTTATTTAAAGGATCAGTCTGTTTATTACCCGAATATTGGTGAGAACATAGATTGGAAACGGGATTATATTAAGAAGATCTTTTCTGAGCATTTAAACACAATTTGGAATGTATTGGCAGAAGTAGGCAATATATCTAAGCAAATCTTGTGGGAAAACACTGCCTTATATGTTTATTGGTTATATGAGAATGTGCTACAAGGGGAATCTGATCAACAGCAGAAAAATCAAATTGACCTAGACTTTAAATATTTATTGTTTGAAGCTGATTCTTCGTTATTTGGCAGTGATAATGAAAATCCTTTATTACGGTTTTATAACGCGAAATCTAATATTAATGGTATAGAGGTTAGAAAAAGGAAAACATGTTGCTTTTCTTATGAAATGGCGGTTAAAGGCACTATGTGTAA
Protein-coding regions in this window:
- a CDS encoding ABC transporter ATP-binding protein, with amino-acid sequence MNQKGIETKALTLSYGDTTIIDNLDLQIPKGKITVFIGGNGCGKSTLLRSMARLLKPKTGNVLLDGMAIHKMSTKEVARQLAILPQGPEAPEGLTVLQLVKQGRYPYQNWMKQWSEQDEKMVINALKATQMTEFAERHVDSLSGGQRQRAWIAMTLAQDTDTILLDEPTTYLDMTHQVEILDLLFELNETEERTILMVLHDLNLACRYAHHIVAVRNKQVYAQGLPEKIITQKLVRDVFQMECQIAEDPLFGTPLCIPHGKGRRLLNGKGDKNENGSLRIV
- a CDS encoding IucA/IucC family C-terminal-domain containing protein, which codes for MKMGHLELFEKVELNQFRMCFDNLSTDHFPTIHATELTDRTKVQLLLNEVKERVGAPTLMVAASLFAKRYSHCIAVPALYAMSKFNKCLKMEIGNIVLVNLNNEDPLWLPKLYLKDQSVYYPNIGENIDWKRDYIKKIFSEHLNTIWNVLAEVGNISKQILWENTALYVYWLYENVLQGESDQQQKNQIDLDFKYLLFEADSSLFGSDNENPLLRFYNAKSNINGIEVRKRKTCCFSYEMAVKGTMCKGCPKKCLSSEYAQ